A single Vulpes lagopus strain Blue_001 chromosome 3, ASM1834538v1, whole genome shotgun sequence DNA region contains:
- the RMI2 gene encoding recQ-mediated genome instability protein 2 gives MAAAAAPLGAAASAPGGGGGPVAVRLPRSPPLKVLAEQLRRDAEGGPGAWRLSRAATGRGPLELVTVWMQGTVVTAGGGEARLRDPSGAFSVRGLERVPRGRPCLVPGKYVMVMGVVQVCSPEPCLQAVKMTDLSDNPVHESMWELEVEDLHRIIP, from the exons atggcggcggcggcggcgcccctaGGGGCTGCGGCGTCGgctcccggcggcggcggcggcccggtgGCCGTGCGGCTGCCGCGGTCGCCGCCGCTCAAGGTGCTGGCGGAGCAGCTGCGGCGCGACGCAGAGGGCGGCCCGGGCGCGTGGCGACTGTCGCGGGCGGCGACGGGCCGCGGGCCGCTGGAGCTGGTGACCGTGTGGATGCAGGGCACGGTGGTGACGGCGGGCGGCGGCGAGGCGCGGCTGCGAGACCCGAGCGGGGCCTTCTCGGTGCGCGGCCTGGAGCGGGTGCCGCGCGGGCGGCCCTGCCTCGTCCCAG GAAAGTATGTGATGGTGATGGGAGTGGTTCAGGTGTGCAGCCCTGAGCCGTGCCTTCAGGCTGTGAAGATGACAGACCTTTCCGATAACCCTGTCCATGAAAGCATGTGGGAACTAGAAGTGGAAGATTTACACAGGATTATTCCTTAG